Proteins encoded by one window of Halomonas sp. Bachu 37:
- a CDS encoding aminoacyl-histidine dipeptidase, translating to MNAHLEQLSPTLVWRHFRTLCDTPRPSGHEAELVAKLQRWADQRGLKHDRDTFGNLRIVKPATPGHESAPGVILQGHLDMVAQANAGHDHDFTRDPIATYVEAGWLHARETTLGADNGLGVAAALAVLEDDELTHGPLEALFTLEEETSMGGALNVAEQWLEGDVLLNLDSEDRGEVYIGCAGGADVVVDAQLPTTALTEQEQVMRLALTGLNGGHSGMDIDKGLGNANRLLVRVLRKLESHGMRLGDYHGGTLRNAIPREAFASLFLPRDEVAAATALVAELEAILQRELGPLEAGMRLSLEPASEPESEQEALTADATGMLVAALHSAPCGVERMSSEVPGVVDTSNNLGVVNLDAGRFHLCALVRSLHDSAVFDLADRFSALFGLIGARVKVENAYPGWAPHADSALLARFCRVHESLLGAAPEVKVIHAGLECGILGSKYPALDMVSFGPLIRGAHSPQERVELDSVEEFWKVLRALIEDLARTS from the coding sequence ATGAACGCACATCTCGAACAGCTTTCACCCACGCTTGTGTGGCGCCATTTTCGTACCTTGTGCGACACCCCCCGGCCTTCCGGCCACGAGGCCGAACTGGTAGCGAAGCTGCAGCGCTGGGCCGATCAACGTGGCCTGAAACACGATCGCGACACCTTCGGCAACCTGCGTATCGTCAAGCCAGCCACGCCGGGGCATGAGTCGGCGCCGGGCGTGATCCTGCAGGGTCACCTGGACATGGTGGCACAGGCCAACGCCGGCCATGACCATGACTTCACCCGCGACCCTATCGCTACCTATGTCGAGGCGGGCTGGCTTCATGCCCGCGAGACCACGCTCGGCGCCGACAACGGCCTGGGGGTCGCCGCCGCCCTGGCGGTACTGGAAGACGACGAGTTGACTCACGGCCCGCTCGAAGCGCTCTTCACCCTGGAGGAAGAGACCTCCATGGGTGGTGCCTTGAATGTGGCGGAACAGTGGCTTGAAGGAGACGTGCTGCTCAACCTGGATTCCGAAGACCGGGGCGAAGTCTATATCGGCTGTGCCGGCGGTGCCGACGTGGTGGTCGATGCGCAACTGCCGACCACGGCGCTCACCGAGCAGGAACAGGTCATGCGCCTGGCGTTGACCGGTCTGAACGGTGGCCATTCGGGCATGGATATCGACAAGGGGCTGGGTAACGCCAATCGCTTGCTGGTCCGGGTGTTGCGCAAGCTGGAAAGCCACGGCATGCGCCTGGGCGACTATCACGGCGGAACGCTGCGTAACGCCATACCGCGCGAGGCCTTTGCGAGCCTGTTTCTGCCCCGTGATGAAGTCGCCGCCGCTACCGCCCTGGTAGCGGAGCTGGAAGCAATACTGCAACGGGAACTGGGGCCTCTCGAAGCGGGGATGCGTCTCTCCCTTGAGCCTGCTTCGGAACCCGAATCCGAGCAGGAGGCACTCACCGCCGATGCCACCGGCATGCTGGTGGCCGCGCTGCACTCGGCACCCTGCGGCGTGGAGCGCATGAGCAGCGAAGTCCCGGGGGTTGTCGATACCTCGAACAATCTCGGCGTGGTGAACTTGGACGCGGGGCGCTTTCATCTCTGTGCGCTGGTCCGCTCGTTGCATGACAGTGCGGTATTCGACCTGGCCGATCGGTTCAGCGCCCTGTTCGGCCTGATCGGCGCCCGGGTCAAGGTGGAAAACGCCTATCCCGGTTGGGCGCCGCACGCCGACAGCGCGCTATTGGCGCGTTTCTGTCGGGTACACGAATCGCTGCTGGGCGCCGCCCCCGAGGTAAAGGTGATCCACGCCGGGTTGGAGTGCGGCATTCTGGGCAGCAAGTATCCTGCCCTGGACATGGTCTCCTTCGGCCCGTTGATCCGCGGCGCGCACTCTCCCCAGGAGCGAGTGGAGCTGGACTCGGTGGAGGAGTTCTGGAAGGTCTTGCGTGCCTTGATCGAAGACCTGGCCCGCACGAGCTGA
- a CDS encoding tRNA(Met) cytidine acetyltransferase TmcA — MALFTPDTQARRQLRLLLGYTQRLRRRRWRALAWLQGDADECHQQAQALWHAREWQAPLWVSATKPDALTANDWLRAGQARSRLGGEHELVVFDAVSEGSGLDPDALGALAGTLTVGGLLVIMTPSAWGRAPDAEYARFADYPYHASALSSHYLERFARLLKTSDQIVRWRPGQTLELPRLARRESGQDESPADPACISMDQAAAVERTTRLRRRRPLVITADRGRGKSAALGIGCARLLQKGVSRIVVTAPSTGAVEALFQRLEALCPEGRRQGTDFCLAGDTPKVVSFILPSILAQEVEAGREGGEGSYLLVDEAAAIAPALLGQWLVAFPRIVFATTVHGYEGSGRGFALRFRQRLQQQTPEWRELVMRTPIRWAPGDPLEQVIGKVLVLDAEPEAIMEEPLTRVCLERAALARDEPRLRRVFGLLVQAHYRTTPSDLRQLLDGPTTRLQVLESESRPQAVLVTGEEGGFGAELAESVAQGKRRPQGHLLAQSLAAHAGSRQAARLRWRRVMRIAVHAERRRQGLGKRLLETDIADARLDGVDLYGATFGAEPGLIAFWRAMGFKVVRLGLSHDITTGEHAVMVARPLSPAGEELVAYLQHRFLLTLPGLLAFELTRLAPDVVAALLADMPPPTLDTIATLQDLHDVAHAHREPSLARPALQALGIHGCRQGVTEDNVQALEALVGWAFQGRALSRERRAALKPLRRAVALLLADETLFPTGAHR; from the coding sequence ATGGCTCTTTTCACTCCCGACACGCAGGCCAGACGCCAATTGCGTTTGTTGCTCGGTTACACCCAACGCTTGCGACGTCGCCGGTGGCGTGCCCTGGCCTGGCTTCAGGGAGATGCAGACGAGTGTCACCAGCAAGCGCAGGCCTTGTGGCATGCCCGTGAGTGGCAGGCGCCGCTGTGGGTGAGTGCGACAAAGCCCGACGCGTTGACGGCGAATGACTGGCTGCGAGCGGGGCAGGCGAGATCTCGCCTGGGCGGCGAGCATGAGCTGGTGGTATTCGATGCGGTAAGCGAAGGGTCGGGGCTGGACCCGGATGCCCTGGGAGCTCTCGCCGGAACGCTGACGGTCGGGGGGCTGCTGGTGATAATGACGCCTTCCGCCTGGGGGCGGGCACCGGACGCGGAATATGCCCGCTTCGCCGATTATCCGTACCACGCCTCGGCGCTGTCGTCGCATTACCTGGAGCGCTTTGCCCGGTTGCTGAAAACGTCTGACCAGATCGTGCGGTGGCGTCCAGGCCAAACGCTCGAACTCCCGCGATTGGCGCGCCGCGAGTCAGGCCAAGACGAATCACCGGCCGATCCGGCTTGCATCAGCATGGATCAGGCCGCAGCGGTCGAGAGAACCACCCGCCTGCGACGCAGGCGACCACTGGTGATAACCGCCGACCGCGGGCGGGGCAAGAGCGCCGCTCTGGGCATCGGCTGTGCCCGGCTCCTGCAAAAGGGAGTGAGCAGAATCGTGGTGACGGCGCCAAGTACCGGCGCGGTGGAAGCGCTGTTCCAGCGCCTTGAAGCGCTGTGTCCAGAAGGCCGGCGTCAAGGCACGGATTTCTGCCTGGCAGGTGACACTCCGAAAGTGGTCAGCTTTATTCTCCCCTCCATTTTGGCCCAGGAAGTCGAGGCGGGGCGCGAGGGAGGAGAGGGCAGTTATCTACTGGTCGACGAGGCTGCGGCGATCGCGCCGGCCTTGCTCGGCCAATGGCTGGTGGCATTCCCGCGCATCGTCTTCGCCACCACCGTGCATGGCTATGAAGGCTCGGGACGTGGCTTCGCCCTGCGCTTTCGCCAGCGCTTGCAGCAGCAGACCCCCGAATGGCGCGAACTGGTCATGCGCACGCCGATCCGCTGGGCGCCAGGTGACCCGTTGGAGCAGGTCATCGGCAAGGTCTTGGTGCTCGATGCGGAACCGGAAGCGATAATGGAGGAACCATTGACGCGAGTGTGTCTGGAGCGTGCAGCATTGGCCCGAGATGAGCCACGATTGAGGAGAGTCTTCGGACTCCTGGTGCAAGCTCATTACCGCACCACGCCGAGCGACCTGCGCCAGTTGCTGGACGGCCCCACGACACGCCTGCAGGTATTGGAAAGCGAGAGCCGGCCCCAGGCGGTGCTGGTAACCGGTGAAGAAGGCGGGTTTGGTGCGGAATTGGCAGAAAGCGTCGCCCAGGGCAAGCGCCGCCCCCAGGGCCACTTGTTGGCGCAATCGCTGGCCGCCCATGCCGGGAGCCGCCAGGCGGCGCGGCTACGTTGGCGCCGGGTGATGCGGATTGCCGTGCATGCCGAGCGGCGGCGCCAGGGTTTGGGCAAGCGACTGCTCGAAACCGATATCGCTGACGCTCGTCTGGACGGAGTGGACCTCTATGGCGCCACCTTCGGTGCCGAACCCGGATTGATTGCTTTCTGGCGGGCCATGGGATTCAAGGTGGTACGACTGGGGCTCAGCCATGACATCACCACCGGCGAGCATGCGGTCATGGTGGCGCGGCCCCTGAGCCCGGCGGGTGAGGAATTGGTCGCGTATTTGCAACACCGATTTCTGCTGACGCTTCCCGGCCTGCTGGCCTTCGAACTCACCCGCCTGGCCCCGGATGTAGTCGCGGCTCTGCTGGCGGATATGCCCCCACCCACACTGGATACAATAGCCACCCTGCAGGATTTGCACGACGTGGCCCATGCCCACCGCGAACCGAGCCTGGCCCGCCCGGCCTTGCAAGCCTTGGGGATACACGGCTGCCGCCAAGGAGTGACGGAGGACAACGTACAAGCCCTCGAGGCGTTGGTTGGCTGGGCATTCCAGGGGCGGGCCTTGTCCCGGGAGCGACGGGCGGCCTTGAAACCGCTGCGCCGGGCGGTGGCCCTGCTGCTGGCGGATGAAACCCTTTTCCCCACTGGCGCGCACCGGTAA